In Phaeobacter piscinae, one genomic interval encodes:
- a CDS encoding MmcB family DNA repair protein, producing the protein MVQDLAPGQRLARGVARHMATLGFVTVEEFVPARGLRVDVMALGPKGELWVVECKSSRADFQSDSKWQGYLEWCDRYFWAVDLAFPNELLPDDSGLIIADDYDAEIVRMAPEQKLPAARRKKLIQKFAMDAASRLHRLRDPQPGAAGTWGV; encoded by the coding sequence ATGGTACAGGATCTTGCCCCCGGTCAGCGTCTTGCGCGCGGCGTGGCGCGTCATATGGCGACGCTTGGCTTTGTCACAGTTGAGGAATTCGTCCCGGCGCGCGGTCTTCGGGTTGATGTTATGGCGCTTGGCCCGAAGGGCGAGCTATGGGTGGTGGAGTGCAAGTCCAGCCGCGCCGATTTCCAGTCCGACAGCAAATGGCAGGGCTATCTGGAGTGGTGCGACCGTTACTTCTGGGCCGTGGATCTGGCGTTTCCGAATGAGCTGTTGCCGGATGACAGCGGGCTGATCATTGCAGATGACTACGACGCGGAGATTGTCCGCATGGCGCCGGAGCAGAAGCTGCCCGCCGCCAGACGCAAAAAGCTGATCCAGAAGTTCGCGATGGATGCGGCCAGTCGCCTGCATCGGTTGCGTGATCCCCAGCCGGGTGCGGCTGGGACCTGGGGTGTCTGA
- a CDS encoding DUF6324 family protein, with amino-acid sequence MSINTERDIEANMQIGPTDAGMVRIFIEADGIEIPMDFDPEEANEIAEEIMAAAQAARTLNT; translated from the coding sequence ATGAGCATCAATACCGAGCGTGACATCGAAGCCAATATGCAGATCGGCCCCACCGATGCTGGCATGGTGCGCATTTTCATCGAAGCCGATGGCATCGAGATCCCGATGGATTTCGACCCGGAAGAGGCCAATGAAATCGCCGAAGAGATCATGGCAGCCGCTCAGGCCGCGCGCACCCTCAACACCTGA
- a CDS encoding DUF6476 family protein, with the protein MTHPSETDNQSEPPQLVFLRRMVTTLTVIMICGFLVVLTLLVIRLSASGPNLPETVSLPTGVSARAVTFGDGWIAVVTDEDEILILNNLSGAVEQRLKIQPADN; encoded by the coding sequence ATGACACATCCTTCTGAAACAGATAATCAAAGTGAACCGCCCCAGCTGGTGTTCCTGCGGCGGATGGTGACCACATTGACGGTGATCATGATTTGCGGGTTCTTAGTGGTTCTGACCCTGCTTGTCATCCGTTTGTCTGCATCCGGTCCAAACCTGCCGGAAACTGTCTCCCTGCCGACTGGCGTCAGTGCCCGCGCCGTGACCTTCGGCGACGGCTGGATTGCGGTGGTGACAGATGAGGATGAAATCCTGATCCTGAACAACCTGAGCGGCGCAGTCGAGCAGCGTTTGAAGATCCAGCCTGCCGACAACTGA